A single window of Periophthalmus magnuspinnatus isolate fPerMag1 chromosome 9, fPerMag1.2.pri, whole genome shotgun sequence DNA harbors:
- the mtx3 gene encoding metaxin-3, producing the protein MRNMALSMELRCWGGGWGLPSVHTESLIVLAYSKFSGAHVIASPIDWTWKTLTATVPELMCGESSVTDPTQILNFLRKQRFNADYELTARQGADTLAYIALLEEKLRPALLHTFWVDAENYANVTRPWFASHSPFPLNFVVPCRHASLAISRILLTKGESPLNRINEIEAKLYSDAKECLNLLSYRLGTANYFFGSSPTSLDAFVFGFLAPLYKAGLPSSPLQSHLSQLENLTLFCENILAVYFCSSQPSSPVPVQETKDANLQKLTQLVNKESNLIEKMDDNLRSSSPQHKPHRPEPKATLANEKNSTPA; encoded by the exons GCTTATTCCAAATTTTCTGGAGCTCATGTTATAGCTTCTCCAATCGACTGGACATGGAAAACACTCACAG CAACAGTCCCAGAGTTGATGTGTGGAGAGTCGTCTGTTACAGATCCGACACAGATTCTTAATTTTCTTCGAAAGCAG CGATTCAATGCTGATTATGAGTTAACAGCACGACAGGGTGCAGACACTCTGGCTTACATAGCTTTACTGGAGGAGAAGCTCCGACCAGCTTTG TTGCATACCTTCTGGGTGGATGcagaaaattatgcaaatgtgaCAAGGCCCTGGTTTGCTTCACATTCTCCATTTCCACTGAACTTTGTGGTCCCTTGTCGTCATGCCAGCCTTGCCATATCCAGGATCCTGCTAACCAAAGGGGAGTCCCCACTAAATAGAATTAATGAAATAGAGGCCaag CTTTACAGTGACGCTAAAGAGTGCCTTAACCTCCTCTCATACCGACTGGGAACAGCAAACTACTTCTTTGGCAGCTC TCCGACCAGTCTAGACGCCTTTGTGTTTGGTTTCCTGGCCCCACTATACAAAGCCGGCCTCCCGAGCAGTCCACTGCAGAGTCACCTCAGTCAGCTGGAAAACCTGACTCTGTTTTGTGAGAACATCCTCGCTGTCTATTTCTGTTCCAGTCAACCCA GTTCTCCTGTCCCTGTTCAAGAAACAAAAGATGCCAATCTTCAAAAACTGACTCAACTTGTAAACAAAGAATCCAACTTGATAGAAAAG ATGGATGATAACCTTCGCAGCAGCAGTCCTCAGCACAAACCACACCGACCAGAGCCTAAGGCCACTTTAGCAAATGAGAAGAACTCGACCCCTGCATAA